GTCGATGCGACTGCGCCGGCGCAGGCCGAGATGCGCCAGGGTCAGGCATTCCTTGGCGATCTCGAACACGTAGCGATTGCGAACACGCGCCTTGAAGCCGAGGCGCGGCACGTCGTCGCGCAGGTTCTGGCGCTCGAACGCGGACCAGGTCTTGACCAGGTCCCAGGCCGCGTCGAGGCTGACGTCGTCGTAGAGCAGGCCGACCCAGAACGCCGGCAGCGCCGGCAGCCGGCCCCATGGCACACCGTCGGCACCGCGCATTTCCAGGTAGCGCTTCAGGCGCACCTCCGGGAAGATCGTCGAGAGGTGATTGGCCCAGTCCGACAGCGTCGGACGCTCGCCCGGCATCGCCGGGTTCTTGCCTGCGAAGAAGTCGCGGAACGAGGTGCCGGAGACGTCGATATAGGTCTCCTCGCGTTTCACGAAATACATGGGAACATCGAGCGCGTAGTCCACCCAGCGCTCGAAACCCATGCCATCCTCGAACGCCCACGGGATCATGCCCGAGCGCTGATTGTCCGTGTCGCGCCAGATCTCGGAGCGGAACGACAGGAAGCCGTTCGGCTTGCCTTCGGTGAACGGCGAATTGGCGAACAGTGCGGTCGCGATCGGCTGCAGCGCCACCGAGACCCTGAGCTTCTTGACCATGTCGGCTTCGGAAGAGAAGTCGAGATTGGTCTGCACGGTGCAGGTCCGGTA
This region of Bradyrhizobium sp. SZCCHNS1050 genomic DNA includes:
- a CDS encoding glutamate--cysteine ligase → MARDQIDMTPLQSRDELVAWLAAGVKPPSAFRIGTEHEKTPFTLDGHRPVPYEGARGIGALLEGMKLLLGWEPIMERGNIIGLYDVTGGGAISLEPGGQFELSGAPVETVHQTHAELMAHLAQVREIATPLGIGFLGLGMTPSWSRAEIPLMPKGRYKIMTSYMPKVGRYGLDMMYRTCTVQTNLDFSSEADMVKKLRVSVALQPIATALFANSPFTEGKPNGFLSFRSEIWRDTDNQRSGMIPWAFEDGMGFERWVDYALDVPMYFVKREETYIDVSGTSFRDFFAGKNPAMPGERPTLSDWANHLSTIFPEVRLKRYLEMRGADGVPWGRLPALPAFWVGLLYDDVSLDAAWDLVKTWSAFERQNLRDDVPRLGFKARVRNRYVFEIAKECLTLAHLGLRRRSRIDHLGRDESRFLEPLDQIIDCGRSPAEEMLEKFDGPWGGSVEPAYDEYAF